A genome region from Euphorbia lathyris chromosome 4, ddEupLath1.1, whole genome shotgun sequence includes the following:
- the LOC136226557 gene encoding ribosome biogenesis protein NOP53 has translation MGKKSKSSRKGKKAWRANISTEDIDDFIEKSTKDALSGGSLSNVPTESLFFVDKSKDLSVRRKIEKRREKVLRCDSILQKNPFVQTVPSSNQKEKKKSKKNQRVSEPNDPKGSATVGGSEMVDLWENNGEPDNKIRKVSIPSAIPAVEVEAPGCSYNPPPEAHQDSLAQAVAEEMQKIYQSELGPQPVPLVSRAELRVLDEEDMCFLEADNGDEDEDNITENEDTTLEKKSGKLKRVTRVELNKRARQKEQKKKLAESKKKEGLSKEIDSLDAIINEIAKEDEEKHKKHVRRVVAKQERLKVRPPRLGKHKFEPAPPQVLLSEEITGSLRQLKGCCTLLKDRFKSLEKRGLIPPAKSRRK, from the exons ATGGGGAAGAAATCGAAAAGCTCAAGGAAGGGGAAGAAAGCATGGAGAGCTAACATTAGCACCGAAGACATTGACGATTTCATTGAGAAATCAACTAAAGACGCTCTTTCCGGCGGTTCTCTCTCTAATGTTCCTACTGAGTCTCTCTTCTTCGTCGACAAATCCAAAG ACCTTTCTGTGAGGCGGAAGATCGAGAAACGCAGAGAAAAGGTGCTCCGCTGTGATAGTATACTCCAAAAGAACCCTTTTGTTCAAACGGTGCCATCCTCGAAtcagaaggagaaaaagaaatcTAAGAAGAACCAGAGAGTTTCTGAGCCAAATGATCCCAAG GGTTCTGCTACTGTTGGGGGTTCTGAAATGGTTGACCTGTGGGAAAATAATG GTGAACCCGACAACAAAATTAggaag GTATCCATACCTTCAGCAATTCCAGCAGTGGAAGTTGAGGCTCCAGGATGCTCATATAATCCTCCACCAGAAGCTCATCAA GATTCATTGGCCCAAGCTGTTGCAGAGGAAATGCAAAAAATCTATCAAAGTGAGTTGGGACCTCAGCCTGTTCCATTAGTTAGTCGTGCAGAACTCCGAGTGCTTGATGAAGAAGAT ATGTGCTTCCTCGAGGCTGATAATGGGGATGAAGACGAAGATAATATAACAGAGAATGAAGATACTACACTTGAGAAAAA GTCTGGAAAGCTGAAGAGGGTGACTCGAGTTGAGTTGAATAAGAGAGCTAGACAGAAAGAACAGAAGAAAAAATTAGCAGAATCCAAGAAGAAAGAGGGACTTTCTAAAGAAATTGATTC TTTGGATGCTATCATTAATGAAATAGctaaagaagatgaagagaagcATAAGAAACACGTAAGACGAGTAGTAGCTAAACAAGAAAGACTAAAAGTACGCCCACCACGCTTGGGAAAGCACAA ATTTGAGCCTGCCCCTCCTCAGGTACTATTATCTGAAGAAATTACTGGTTCTCTTCGCCAACTGAAG GGTTGCTGCACCCTTCTAAAGGATAGGTTTAAAAGTCTGGAGAAGAGAGGATTGATCCCACCTGCCAAAAGCCGAAG GAAGTGA